Proteins encoded in a region of the Syntrophorhabdaceae bacterium genome:
- a CDS encoding 1,4-dihydroxy-6-naphthoate synthase, whose product MTNDTEIYLDLAFSPCPNDTFIFHALVARRIDTMPFYFNPFIEDVEELNRRAFGGIHHITKLSFYAYLLLKDRYELLDAGAAMGFGCGPLLVAGESLKSLKNARIAVPGQYTTAYLLFQLWHGKTENVIFTRFDNILPGIASGEYDCGIIIHEGRFVYPDYNCVKVIDLGEWWETQTGLPIPLGCITIKSHMVEYKISVENLIRNSIDYARRHPSDSQGFIRSHAQEMDDKVISEHISLYVNEYSMFLDEQGKKAVSVLEEMARKQGLL is encoded by the coding sequence ATGACCAATGATACTGAAATCTATCTTGATCTGGCCTTCTCCCCATGTCCCAATGATACCTTTATCTTTCATGCACTTGTGGCTCGCCGGATAGACACAATGCCATTTTATTTCAACCCCTTCATAGAGGACGTTGAAGAACTCAACAGGCGTGCCTTTGGTGGCATCCACCATATAACCAAACTGTCTTTTTATGCATATCTTCTTCTTAAGGATAGATATGAACTCCTCGATGCAGGGGCTGCCATGGGTTTTGGCTGTGGCCCCCTCCTTGTAGCCGGAGAGTCTTTAAAATCTTTAAAAAACGCAAGAATTGCTGTTCCTGGCCAATATACTACGGCCTATCTACTTTTCCAACTTTGGCATGGAAAGACAGAAAATGTAATTTTTACGAGATTTGACAATATCCTTCCAGGGATTGCCTCTGGAGAATATGACTGTGGGATCATCATCCATGAAGGCCGTTTTGTCTATCCTGATTACAATTGTGTAAAGGTAATAGATTTAGGAGAATGGTGGGAGACACAGACCGGTCTTCCTATACCTTTAGGTTGCATTACCATCAAAAGCCATATGGTTGAATATAAAATCTCTGTAGAAAACCTCATTAGAAACTCCATAGATTATGCAAGAAGACATCCCAGTGACTCTCAGGGCTTCATAAGGTCACATGCCCAGGAAATGGACGATAAGGTCATATCAGAGCATATATCCCTTTATGTGAACGAATATTCTATGTTTTTGGATGAGCAGGGCAAGAAGGCTGTAAGTGTCCTTGAAGAAATGGCTCGAAAGCAGGGTCTTTTATGA
- the aroF gene encoding 3-deoxy-7-phosphoheptulonate synthase gives MRIETELIEDLKFTRLNQKKQTIVPLGHMAVGEGFIVIAGPCAVESEKQTIETARAVKLAGADALRGGAFKPRSSPYSFQGLGLKGLKILKKAKEETGLPIVTEVLDTRDVDLVSKYADVIQIGSRNMQNFALLKEVGKTKKPILLKRGMNCTIEEWLYSAEYILSEGNPWVVLCERGMRTYETYTRNTLDLSAVPVIKSLTHLPIIIDPSHATGKASLVPPLCLAAVAVGAHGIIVEVHIDPKSALSDKEQALTPGEFSSMMGKLRRLQNFMDQIQ, from the coding sequence ATGCGAATAGAAACAGAATTAATAGAGGATCTAAAATTTACAAGGCTTAACCAGAAAAAACAGACCATTGTTCCTCTGGGTCATATGGCAGTAGGAGAAGGTTTTATAGTTATAGCAGGTCCATGTGCCGTGGAAAGCGAAAAACAGACTATAGAAACTGCCAGGGCAGTAAAGTTAGCCGGTGCCGATGCATTGAGGGGCGGTGCATTCAAACCGAGAAGTTCTCCTTACTCATTCCAGGGCTTGGGATTAAAGGGCCTCAAGATACTTAAAAAGGCCAAGGAGGAGACAGGATTGCCCATAGTCACAGAGGTCCTTGACACAAGGGATGTAGACCTTGTCTCAAAATATGCCGATGTAATCCAGATCGGTTCTCGAAACATGCAGAACTTTGCCCTCCTCAAAGAGGTGGGAAAAACTAAAAAACCCATCCTCCTCAAGCGAGGTATGAACTGCACCATAGAGGAATGGCTCTACAGTGCCGAATACATACTCAGTGAAGGAAATCCCTGGGTAGTTTTATGCGAGCGGGGGATGCGCACATATGAGACTTATACAAGAAATACCCTTGACCTCAGTGCTGTTCCTGTTATAAAAAGCCTTACCCACCTTCCTATAATCATAGATCCATCCCATGCCACAGGAAAGGCGAGCCTTGTGCCTCCCTTGTGTCTTGCTGCAGTGGCCGTTGGCGCCCACGGCATCATCGTTGAGGTTCACATAGACCCCAAATCTGCACTTTCTGATAAAGAACAAGCCTTGACCCCGGGGGAATTCTCCTCCATGATGGGGAAATTACGACGCCTCCAAAATTTCATGGATCAGATTCAATGA
- a CDS encoding QueT transporter family protein, with protein sequence MTQIKSLSYTHCKKKVMPMRYALEMWKNTRMIVLVAVCAAIYAAALIAFKTAIPLIPGVTEVRVAGIFLMTFGVLFGPAGAWGLAIGNIIGDLFGGTLGPASIAGFFGNFLLGYLPYTMWVTFFPFSEKTYKWDTKSSRSWLAYISISIISSCSCGVLIGLIVDLLGIVPFQVISRIIAVNNIIGNLIGVVLLIAVYDITKNQLSLLWTQVMDVKPDGLSFRGILGAWLVAIGSIAGILGGFFPSLNIYGANWASLVLIVFGSLIL encoded by the coding sequence TTGACACAGATTAAAAGCCTGTCGTATACTCACTGCAAAAAAAAGGTAATGCCCATGCGTTATGCCCTGGAGATGTGGAAGAACACGAGGATGATTGTCCTTGTGGCAGTATGTGCTGCCATATACGCAGCTGCCTTAATTGCATTTAAGACTGCAATACCATTGATTCCCGGTGTTACAGAGGTGCGGGTGGCAGGTATATTTTTGATGACCTTTGGGGTACTTTTTGGGCCTGCTGGAGCATGGGGCCTGGCAATAGGCAATATTATCGGTGACCTCTTTGGCGGGACATTAGGCCCTGCTTCCATAGCAGGTTTTTTCGGCAACTTCCTTTTAGGCTATTTGCCCTATACCATGTGGGTTACATTCTTTCCTTTTTCAGAAAAGACATATAAATGGGACACAAAAAGTTCAAGAAGCTGGTTAGCCTATATATCCATAAGCATCATCTCGTCATGCTCCTGTGGAGTCCTCATAGGTCTTATAGTAGATCTATTAGGGATAGTGCCTTTTCAGGTAATCTCCAGGATAATAGCCGTTAATAATATTATAGGCAATTTAATAGGGGTTGTGCTCTTGATTGCAGTTTATGATATTACAAAGAATCAACTTTCCCTTTTATGGACACAAGTTATGGATGTTAAACCAGATGGTTTATCATTCCGGGGTATTTTAGGTGCATGGCTTGTGGCAATAGGTTCTATTGCAGGTATACTTGGAGGTTTTTTCCCAAGCCTCAATATCTATGGAGCAAATTGGGCTTCATTGGTCTTAATTGTTTTTGGAAGTCTTATTCTGTAA
- a CDS encoding menaquinone biosynthesis protein, whose amino-acid sequence MIRIGHIDFINAIPLDIEDSHPHLDFIKVSAVPSLLNKMLLDNEIDISMVSSAFFLRHTDTLIRIGNFGIVSNGPVMSVLLLSNIDLTGIPRTYAIKVYETPKSATSVILNRLILKHNFGLENISFSDQKDAHACLLIGDEALGKLVAGTYPHIYDLGMEWKRWTGLPMVFAVLAANINALKEKKDDLETYIKILEERYRESKSNMASLVERAEKRVSLPRELLFKYYNCLQYEIGEKEDKSLALFHELTKELLSGKETDETYSQTKQKI is encoded by the coding sequence TTGATTCGCATTGGACATATTGATTTCATCAACGCAATTCCTTTGGATATAGAAGATTCCCATCCCCACCTTGATTTTATCAAGGTCAGTGCTGTTCCTTCTCTCTTGAATAAGATGCTTCTCGACAATGAAATAGATATTTCTATGGTATCCTCGGCTTTTTTTCTCCGTCATACAGACACCCTCATAAGAATTGGCAATTTCGGCATAGTCTCCAACGGCCCTGTTATGAGTGTCCTTCTTTTATCCAATATAGACCTTACAGGAATTCCCAGAACTTATGCAATAAAGGTTTACGAGACCCCTAAATCTGCCACATCAGTTATTCTAAATAGGCTTATCTTAAAGCATAATTTTGGTCTTGAGAATATATCTTTTTCAGACCAAAAAGATGCCCATGCATGTCTTTTAATAGGTGATGAGGCACTTGGCAAATTAGTCGCAGGAACATATCCCCATATCTATGACCTGGGCATGGAGTGGAAAAGATGGACTGGATTACCTATGGTCTTTGCCGTGCTCGCTGCCAACATAAATGCCTTGAAAGAGAAAAAGGATGACCTGGAGACATATATTAAGATACTGGAAGAAAGATACAGGGAATCAAAGAGTAATATGGCTTCCCTGGTGGAGAGGGCAGAAAAAAGGGTTTCTCTGCCGAGGGAACTACTTTTTAAATACTATAATTGCCTTCAATATGAGATAGGTGAAAAGGAAGATAAATCCCTTGCCCTTTTCCATGAACTTACAAAAGAGCTGTTATCTGGTAAAGAAACAGATGAAACATATTCCCAAACAAAACAAAAAATATGA
- a CDS encoding CofH family radical SAM protein, translating into MKEKIYQGKRIKSEEAVQLFSWNIFELGMAADFRRGLVLPGDKVGFIVDRIINFTNICEASCAFCAFHARAGRIEPYELTIDEILSKVEELVQIGGTQVMLQGGLHPRHTIDTYTDMVKAIKDNFPFVYLHSFSPAELIHVSRKSGITLDETIKQLKEAGLGSVPGASDILVDRVRGYACPKKISSAEWQEVMYSLSLHGLKSSATMTFGMGETVEERVEHLKVIRDVQDRTGIMRAFIPWSFSPFNTDMEDMALSTGIDYLKIIAVSRIFLDNIVHIQAGWLTEGLKMAQIALKMGASDMGGVLMEEAVIKATGMENRTNMAELIDIIKNAGKIPFQRDSDYREVKTFS; encoded by the coding sequence TTGAAGGAAAAGATATATCAGGGGAAGCGCATAAAATCTGAAGAGGCAGTTCAGCTCTTTTCTTGGAATATTTTTGAATTGGGCATGGCTGCCGATTTTAGAAGGGGTCTTGTTCTGCCAGGTGATAAGGTCGGTTTCATCGTAGATCGTATCATTAACTTCACCAATATCTGTGAGGCCTCATGTGCCTTCTGTGCCTTCCATGCCAGGGCAGGTAGGATAGAACCTTATGAACTCACCATAGATGAAATACTCAGCAAAGTAGAAGAACTTGTGCAGATTGGTGGAACCCAGGTAATGCTCCAGGGAGGTCTCCATCCACGTCATACCATAGATACCTATACAGATATGGTAAAGGCCATCAAGGATAATTTTCCCTTTGTATATCTCCACTCCTTCTCTCCGGCAGAATTAATCCATGTCTCCCGTAAATCAGGTATCACCCTGGATGAAACAATAAAACAACTCAAAGAGGCTGGTCTTGGCTCTGTGCCCGGGGCATCAGATATCTTAGTTGACAGGGTAAGGGGTTATGCCTGCCCGAAAAAAATCTCCAGTGCTGAATGGCAAGAGGTTATGTATAGCCTCTCCTTGCATGGCCTAAAATCCAGTGCCACTATGACCTTCGGGATGGGAGAAACTGTGGAGGAGAGGGTGGAACACTTGAAGGTCATAAGGGATGTCCAGGATCGCACAGGTATTATGCGGGCATTTATACCTTGGTCTTTCTCTCCCTTCAACACGGACATGGAGGACATGGCCCTCTCAACCGGTATTGATTACTTAAAGATTATAGCAGTTTCTCGGATCTTTCTCGATAATATCGTCCATATTCAGGCAGGTTGGCTCACAGAAGGGTTGAAAATGGCGCAGATTGCCCTAAAAATGGGTGCCAGTGATATGGGCGGTGTGCTCATGGAAGAGGCGGTTATAAAGGCAACTGGCATGGAAAACAGGACCAATATGGCAGAATTAATAGACATCATAAAGAATGCAGGAAAGATACCTTTTCAGAGAGACTCCGATTACAGGGAGGTAAAGACCTTTTCATGA
- the aroB gene encoding 3-dehydroquinate synthase, producing MKTLEILGRSGVSRIVIGSSIGQLEEFCNLERSVIITDKTVRGLHGDLFPQCAVIEIGEGEESKTLKTVEWIYERFLELEVDRSTLVIGIGGGIVCDVTGFTASTYNRGIHFGFVPTTLLAQVDASIGGKNGVNFQRYKNLIGTINQPEFVLCDFDLLKTLPLSELKNGFAEVIKHGLIGDARLFSFLEEYGKKVLDLEPEAIERVVSDSLNVKARIVNMDEMEKGERRKLNFGHTIGHAIEKITGIKHGMAVSIGMVVAARLSQDKSMLSTRETQRIETVLKEFGLPLEIKAGKEAIIDAIKKDKKRTGHEINFVLLNGIGNAEVVPVRIKELEEVMDDLCQYR from the coding sequence ATGAAGACCTTGGAGATACTGGGAAGGTCAGGTGTTAGCAGAATTGTAATCGGCTCATCAATAGGACAATTAGAAGAATTTTGTAATCTTGAAAGGTCTGTCATAATTACAGACAAAACTGTGCGGGGGCTTCATGGTGATTTGTTTCCCCAATGTGCGGTTATTGAGATCGGTGAGGGTGAGGAATCAAAGACATTAAAAACAGTGGAGTGGATTTACGAAAGATTCCTTGAGCTGGAAGTAGACCGCTCTACTTTGGTTATCGGTATAGGAGGCGGGATTGTTTGTGACGTGACAGGTTTTACCGCATCTACTTACAATCGAGGCATACATTTCGGTTTTGTGCCCACCACCCTCCTTGCCCAGGTGGATGCCTCTATAGGGGGTAAAAACGGGGTGAACTTCCAAAGATACAAGAATCTCATAGGAACCATCAATCAACCAGAATTTGTCCTGTGTGATTTTGATCTCCTCAAGACACTTCCATTGAGTGAACTCAAAAACGGGTTTGCCGAGGTAATAAAACATGGTCTCATAGGTGATGCCCGGTTATTCTCATTCCTGGAAGAATATGGAAAAAAGGTCTTAGACCTGGAACCAGAAGCCATAGAAAGGGTTGTTTCAGATTCACTGAATGTGAAGGCCCGTATAGTCAATATGGATGAAATGGAAAAGGGTGAGCGCAGGAAACTCAACTTCGGCCACACCATAGGCCACGCCATCGAGAAGATAACAGGGATAAAGCACGGAATGGCAGTAAGCATAGGTATGGTGGTAGCAGCGCGACTTTCTCAGGATAAAAGTATGCTCTCTACCAGGGAAACACAAAGGATAGAGACAGTTTTAAAAGAGTTTGGGCTTCCTCTGGAAATCAAGGCAGGTAAAGAAGCCATAATAGACGCCATAAAAAAGGACAAAAAGCGAACAGGCCATGAGATCAACTTTGTCCTTCTCAACGGTATCGGCAATGCCGAAGTTGTTCCTGTAAGGATCAAGGAATTGGAAGAGGTAATGGATGATCTGTGTCAGTATAGGTAA
- a CDS encoding CofH family radical SAM protein has translation MIKNKNLKAIAEKVYEDIPVDEKDALFMLTTTDILELGLIAHFVRTRLHGDIAYYSLNMNLNYTNVCELRCPLCAFSRSEDDEGAYTMTLDEIEKRIRDMVLSGIEEVHIVGGLNPKLKIDYFEEMLKRIKSIKQDIFIVAFTAVEYDYFARINNMTVEEVLTRMKDAGLGALPGGGSEIFEPEIRRVIAPKKISGERWLQVMKIAHGLGLKTNATLLYNHIEKPRDIVHHLLQVRKLQEETGGFKTFVPLPYHDAGRGVTAKRGQSTGFDDIRLFAAIRIFLYNVPHIKALWMYLGEKMAQTLLYFGVDDLGGTYHHEKVVHSAGAATPDMGSELRLKQLIENAGMKAVRAVASYEMRGNS, from the coding sequence TTGATAAAGAACAAAAACCTAAAGGCAATAGCAGAAAAGGTGTATGAAGATATACCTGTAGATGAAAAAGATGCCTTGTTTATGCTAACAACAACAGATATTCTGGAATTGGGGTTGATAGCCCATTTTGTAAGGACGAGACTCCACGGTGACATAGCGTATTACAGCCTAAACATGAACCTCAACTATACCAATGTCTGCGAACTCAGATGTCCTTTATGCGCATTTTCTCGCTCTGAAGATGATGAAGGTGCCTATACAATGACCCTGGATGAGATAGAAAAAAGGATTAGAGATATGGTCTTATCAGGTATAGAAGAGGTGCATATTGTGGGCGGACTCAATCCTAAGTTGAAGATAGATTATTTCGAAGAGATGCTTAAAAGGATCAAGTCTATTAAACAGGATATCTTTATCGTGGCGTTTACTGCCGTGGAATACGACTATTTTGCCCGCATAAACAATATGACCGTTGAAGAGGTTTTAACCCGCATGAAGGATGCAGGATTAGGGGCATTGCCCGGAGGTGGTTCTGAGATCTTTGAACCTGAGATCAGACGCGTTATTGCCCCAAAAAAGATCTCAGGAGAAAGGTGGCTTCAGGTGATGAAGATCGCCCACGGTCTTGGTTTGAAGACAAATGCCACACTGCTTTATAACCACATAGAAAAACCTCGGGATATTGTTCACCACCTATTGCAGGTGAGAAAACTCCAAGAAGAGACCGGGGGTTTTAAGACCTTTGTGCCTCTTCCATATCATGATGCCGGCAGAGGTGTCACAGCCAAACGCGGTCAGTCTACAGGATTTGACGATATAAGGCTTTTTGCTGCCATCCGTATATTCCTCTATAATGTGCCCCACATCAAGGCCCTGTGGATGTATCTTGGTGAAAAGATGGCCCAAACCCTCCTTTATTTCGGAGTAGACGACCTGGGCGGAACATATCATCACGAAAAGGTAGTCCACTCGGCAGGTGCAGCTACTCCTGACATGGGAAGTGAATTACGCTTGAAACAACTCATCGAGAACGCAGGCATGAAGGCGGTGAGGGCTGTTGCAAGCTATGAAATGAGGGGCAACAGTTGA
- the aroE gene encoding shikimate dehydrogenase, with amino-acid sequence MRRHKIFAVAGNPILHSKSPDLFNEAFRALSIEAVYTRIAATHAKEVIDLARDMGLAGLNITSPFKEDIMPYLDSVHKRARIIGAVNTIVKKRGQFIGYNTDIQGVSGALKYNNITTKGANAVVIGASGAAKAAVYALLLSGAKVTIINRTFEKAKEVAKILQCDAYPMEDAGVSIAKAQILVSCISTGERVIDPSHLKNGLVVFDAYYSKNTALQKAAKAKGCKIIDGREWLLFQALPVFTLFTGKNPPVGVMRDALYRKTSSRKKNIALIGFMGTGKSTIAEELSKNYNMTTIDIDRLIEKRSRITIDEIFKSQGEKSFRDMEHKELRRIKGLSNVVVACGGGIVTEKRNIAIIKKTYISIWLWSKVEVILDRIGKYTTRPLLEGKNKIEKMKTLLGFRLYQYALTSDILINTEGKSPKELARIIHDEVHTTLRN; translated from the coding sequence ATGAGAAGGCACAAGATATTCGCCGTGGCAGGGAATCCCATCCTTCACAGCAAAAGCCCTGACCTTTTCAATGAGGCCTTCCGTGCATTATCCATAGAGGCTGTCTATACACGCATTGCAGCAACCCATGCAAAAGAGGTTATAGATTTAGCCAGAGATATGGGGCTCGCCGGCCTCAACATTACATCACCATTTAAAGAAGACATCATGCCATATCTGGATAGCGTTCATAAAAGGGCACGTATCATCGGTGCGGTGAATACCATAGTGAAGAAAAGGGGACAATTTATCGGATATAATACGGATATACAAGGTGTTTCAGGGGCACTGAAATATAACAATATCACCACAAAAGGTGCAAACGCCGTGGTAATCGGAGCAAGCGGCGCAGCAAAGGCTGCAGTATATGCCCTTCTACTCTCCGGTGCCAAGGTGACTATCATAAACCGCACATTTGAAAAGGCAAAAGAAGTGGCTAAGATTCTCCAATGCGATGCATATCCCATGGAAGATGCAGGGGTATCCATTGCCAAAGCACAAATACTCGTGTCCTGCATCTCTACAGGAGAAAGGGTAATAGACCCTTCTCACCTAAAGAATGGTCTTGTTGTATTCGATGCCTATTATTCCAAAAACACTGCCCTTCAAAAGGCTGCAAAAGCAAAAGGGTGCAAAATCATCGATGGCAGGGAATGGCTTCTTTTTCAAGCCCTTCCTGTATTTACCCTGTTTACCGGCAAAAATCCCCCTGTGGGTGTGATGAGAGATGCCCTCTACAGAAAGACAAGCTCAAGAAAAAAGAATATAGCACTTATAGGTTTTATGGGGACTGGCAAATCCACCATAGCTGAAGAATTATCAAAAAACTACAATATGACGACGATAGATATAGACAGGCTAATAGAGAAGAGGTCTCGGATCACCATTGATGAGATATTCAAGTCTCAAGGCGAGAAGTCATTCAGGGACATGGAGCATAAGGAGTTAAGGAGGATAAAAGGCCTTTCCAATGTCGTTGTTGCCTGTGGTGGAGGTATAGTAACGGAAAAACGTAATATTGCTATCATTAAAAAGACCTATATTTCTATATGGTTATGGTCTAAAGTTGAAGTAATACTTGATAGAATTGGAAAATACACAACAAGACCGCTTTTGGAAGGGAAAAATAAAATTGAAAAGATGAAGACCTTATTGGGGTTTAGATTATATCAATATGCACTTACCTCGGATATATTAATCAATACAGAAGGGAAAAGCCCAAAAGAGTTGGCGAGAATTATCCATGATGAAGTCCATACGACCCTCAGAAATTAA
- a CDS encoding type I 3-dehydroquinate dehydratase encodes MICVSIGKTPVVGIEKIIEGFHLAEIRMDLMEISIDDVHNIFSRYKNLIATYRPGTVHEDERKRFLTEAIESGAAYVDLEVESDDRFKGDIIAKARSMGCKVIISFHDYDKTPEREELIRIVSRCFSSGADLAKISCKVNTKKDCARLLGLLDSDKDIIVAGMGEKGKMVRILAPLLGSPFTYASPQEGQETAEGQLDATTVKRYFNLLKEEMGFIGQK; translated from the coding sequence ATGATCTGTGTCAGTATAGGTAAGACACCTGTTGTAGGGATTGAAAAGATCATAGAAGGATTTCATCTGGCAGAGATAAGGATGGATTTGATGGAAATCTCTATAGATGATGTGCACAACATCTTCTCCAGGTATAAAAATCTCATTGCCACCTACAGGCCAGGCACAGTGCATGAGGATGAGAGGAAACGCTTCCTCACAGAGGCCATAGAATCGGGGGCTGCCTATGTAGACTTGGAAGTGGAATCAGATGATAGGTTCAAAGGGGATATCATTGCAAAGGCAAGGTCAATGGGATGCAAGGTAATCATATCCTTTCACGACTATGATAAAACACCGGAGAGGGAAGAACTCATCCGCATTGTCTCCAGATGTTTTTCCTCAGGTGCAGATTTGGCAAAAATCTCATGCAAGGTAAATACAAAAAAGGATTGTGCAAGGCTTTTGGGTCTCCTTGATTCGGATAAGGATATTATTGTCGCTGGAATGGGTGAAAAAGGAAAGATGGTAAGGATTTTGGCCCCTCTTCTTGGGAGCCCCTTTACCTATGCATCTCCTCAAGAAGGTCAAGAAACAGCAGAAGGTCAACTCGATGCAACAACAGTAAAGAGATATTTCAACCTCCTCAAAGAGGAGATGGGATTTATAGGGCAAAAATGA
- a CDS encoding 5'-methylthioadenosine/S-adenosylhomocysteine nucleosidase — translation MIGIVMATMLEADPFLATLSLKEMETSPFRFYGNDDILLIISGIGKTNSAMATTYLIQNFKPKCICNLGAAGATNNQCQLGEYYQISEIVEPDRPDLRTGIPHRHKPDVLDYSHTVVLATQDKPVHSSVERKKIAKLAQLVDMEGAAVTQVCRQFHVKCLIFKFVSDTPEHHLSRDIIENIKHYREDFARFFSQSILPALLSSFQR, via the coding sequence ATGATAGGTATTGTAATGGCCACCATGCTCGAGGCAGACCCTTTTTTGGCAACCCTGTCATTAAAGGAGATGGAAACAAGCCCTTTTCGCTTCTACGGCAACGACGATATACTCCTCATCATCTCTGGAATAGGAAAGACAAATTCTGCCATGGCCACCACATACCTTATCCAGAACTTCAAACCTAAATGTATATGTAACCTTGGGGCAGCAGGTGCAACCAACAACCAATGCCAACTGGGTGAATACTACCAAATATCTGAGATTGTAGAGCCAGACCGACCAGACTTGAGAACAGGTATCCCCCATCGCCATAAGCCAGATGTGCTTGATTACTCCCATACTGTTGTTCTTGCCACACAGGATAAGCCTGTCCATAGTTCTGTTGAGAGGAAAAAGATAGCCAAATTAGCACAATTGGTAGATATGGAAGGGGCTGCTGTGACACAGGTATGTCGCCAATTTCATGTAAAATGCCTAATCTTTAAATTTGTCTCCGACACCCCTGAGCACCACTTAAGTAGAGACATCATCGAAAATATAAAACACTACAGGGAAGATTTTGCACGATTCTTCTCCCAATCGATTCTACCAGCTCTCCTATCATCATTTCAAAGATAA